The Triticum urartu cultivar G1812 chromosome 6, Tu2.1, whole genome shotgun sequence genome includes the window TTATGCAAATTTCCAAAATGCTGGGTTTAGAGGAGATGAACTTAAGAAATATATGGATGCAGGTGCATATTCATACACTGAGGATGGTTTTAATGTTGCAATGGAAGAAATGAGGAAAGAAAGTGAGGATGCTTAGGCTTGGTTAAAGGGAATTCCTGTTGAAACATGGGCTAGGCATGCTATGGACAAGAATTGTAAAACTGACCTAGTAGTTAATAACATTAGTGAGGTATTCAACAGGATGATTTTAGATATTAGAGGAAAACCCATTAAAACAATGCTTGAAGGAGTAAGGTCTAAGTTGATGGTCAAGTTTAATGAAAAGAGAATTGGGGGAGAGATTGCTAGATGGACAATTACCCCTACATATTCAGAAAAACTGGCAGAGTCCAAGGAATGGGCTAGGAACTGCAAAGCTTTGATGGCAGGCCCAGATTTGTATCAAGTCAATGGTGGGGAGAAATCATATGCAGTCAATTTAAAGGATTGGACTTGTGGCTGTGGAAAATGGGACATGACAGTCATACCTTGCAATCATGTTGTCTCTGCAATTTATAAATCCAAACAGCATCCAGAAGATTTTGTGCATCAGTTCTTTAAGAAGGAAATGTATTTGGAAGCCTACAAGCCAATGATATACCCTGTTCCTGGACCTGATCTATGGACAAAAACTGCTACAAGAGACATTGACCCCCCTGTTTTCCACAAGAAGAAGGGTAGGAAACAAACAAAGAGGAGGAAGGGCAGGTTTGAAGTGCCTAAACCTAAGGAAACATCAAGGATGGGGACAATTACATGCAGTAACTGCAGCAAGCAGGGCCACAGATACACAAATTGTGGGGATGCTTTGAAGCCAGCACTTGCTGCTAGGAAGAACAAACACAAGGTACCTTGCATTACATGTGACCCTAGATAGATTTCCAAATTGTACCATTAATGCTCTGATGTGCCATTTTATTCTTGTTACAGGAAAACAGGGGTGCACCATCTTCTGCACCAAGGGCTGCACCATCTTCTGCTGCAGCTCCATCTGCTGGATCACCAGCTGGGAGAGCACCACCAATGGCAGCTACCTCAGCAGCTCCAGCAAGCAGGGCAAGCACCTCAGCAGCTCCAGCAAGTAGGGCAAGCAGCTCAAGACCTCCAGCAAGCAGGGCAAGCAGCTCAAGAGCTCCAGCAGCAAGGGCAAGCACATCTGGTGTAGCAACAAGGAGAGCTTCAACAGCAGCAGCTACCCCAGCAGCACCCTTCTTTCCACCAAGACAGAGGAAAAAACCATCCAGGCTCAGAGATTACTTTTATGCTTCAGGGAACTAATGCTTCCTTGTTGATCATTATTCTTGTTGGTCTGATGTTGGTCTGCCTAAACTTGTTATTTTGGAACAACTTATGTTGGTCTGATGTTATGGAGCAAGAAACTCATGTAACGATCTTGCTGTTATGATACTTTATGCACTGTTATTATGATCCATATGATGTTATGCACTATTATTATGATCCATATGATACTTTGTCTTGCTGAAATGACCATGCTGAAATGATCATGGTGTTGCTAGATTTTAGCATGAGTTGATGCCATCCTCGACGGTTGTCGAGGGGTAGGGTTAACCCTACATGAGTTGATGCCATCCTCGACGGTTGTCGAGGGGTAGGGTTAACCCTACATGAGTTGATGCCATCCTCGGCGGTTGTCGAGGGGTAGGGTTAACCCTACATGAGTTGATGCCATCCTCGACGGTTGTCGAGGGGTAGGGTTAACCCTACATGAGTTGATGCCATCCTCGGCGGTTGTCGAGGGGTAGGGTTAACCCTACATGAGTTGATGCCATCCTCGACGGTTGTCGAGGGGTAGGGTTAACCCTACATGAGTTGATGCCATCCTCGGCGGTTGTCGAGGGGTAGGGTTAACCCTACATGAGTTGATGCCATCCTCGACGGTTGTCGAGGGGTAGGGTTAACCCTACATGAgttggtggcatcctcggcggttGTCGAGGGGTAGGGTTAACCCTACATGAgttggtggcatcctcggcggttGTCGAGGGGTAGGGTTAACCCTACATGAGTTGAGGCCATCCTCGACGGTTGTCGAGGGGTAGGGTTAACCCTACATGAGTTGATGCCATCCTCGACGGTTGTCGAGGGGTAGGGTTAACCCTACATGAGTTGATGCCATCCTCGGCGGTTGTCGAGGGGTAGGGTTAACCCTACATGAGTTGAGGCCATCCTCGACGGTTGTCGAGGGGTAGGGTTAACCCTACATGAGTTGGTGGCATCCTCGACGGTGCCATCAAAATTCATATTAAACTTTAACAAGTACCATCATAATTCATATTAACTTTATCAAGTGCCATCAAATACCAAAACTTGAATTACAACAAGTAGCATCACATGGCAGATTAAAATTTAACCAGTGCCATCAAATACCAAATCTTGGATTACAACAAGTAGCATCACATAGCAGATTAAAATGGAACCAGTGCCATCAAATACCAAATCTTGGATTACAACAAGTACCATAAATAAGCACCATACATAATTTTCCAACCCCTCCTTCTATTACAGTAGTGCCATCCTTCTATTATAAATAAGCACCATACATAATTATTGCAATCACTCATCACATATAGCCTTGATTCTCTTCAGCTTAGACTTGTTGGCCTCTCCATCCTTTAAAAGGTCAGATATGGCAAACTCAAGCCTTTTCTTCTGCTGATTGACTTCATCAACATGTGCATCTTTCCTCCATTTTCTAATGAGTTCAGCCTGATTGGCCTGGATCTTCTTCAGCAGCTCTACATCTCCCTTCAGTGACATATTCTCCTTCTCAAGATCAGTCTTGATTTCATTAGCATCAGGTGCAACCTGATCAGCGCCACTTTCGTGAACACTCTTCTGTTTTGCCTGCATCAGACGCTTCTCTTCTTCTAGCAGGGCAATCACATCTTCTTTAACCTTGATCTGCTCTTGGCTCTGCTCATACATATCCCAAAGCTTGCGCAGAGCATTCTTAAGTGGCTCTGGCCATTCTGGGTCAACCCACTCAACAAGACCACAGCTGTAACCTCCCTGATTAACCAAATAAATATTACAACAAAAATTCTAATCATTTATTCAGGATATAAGCAGTTCATATAGTTAACAAACATAATTATGCGTGTACTACTTGCTACAAGCAGCTAGAAACCATGCCAATTAAACATAATTACTCAGGATTtgaccattcataattttttttaaataaaccACTTGTAACATCTATTGCTTCAGTTAACAATCCTAATTCTTCAGTTAACAATCCTAATTCTTCAGTTAACATCTACTGCTAACAGTAAGGAGTAGAAGGCAAAACAGAGCTGTATACATAATCACTAACAGTTAACAATTACTAACCTGCTCCGAACACCCCAAAAACCTACGTCTGGTGTGGTGCTTTGAAATGCAACTCCCCTCTCCACCGGCGTCTTATGACTGCAGATCGGGCCTCCAGAAACAATGCCACACCATTCGGGATCCACAGTGGTCCGTGGTATCTACATTATTAGAACCAGAGAAGAACGTGACAGTCAAATACAAAATCAAATCGGTGAAATCAAACTTGAATTCGGGAAGAACCCTAACCCTAACTCACAGAGAGGAAAACTCACGTAGGGCTCTGGTTCATACGAGGGGAGAGAAATAGACGAGTCACTAGTCTCGCCGTCGTTCCAGGAAACCATGGCTGCTGCGGtcgccgtcggcggcggcggtggcgggggcgAGGGGCGACGGCGGGGCGGGAGCGACGGGGTCCGACAGGCGAGGAGTGGGGAATGGCCGACCCGGTTGGGTTCGACCAGTTTGTCTTGCGCCTTCTAACGGCGCTTGACGGGCGCCGTGTGCACACAGGCCACGAGGCACCTGACAGCGGGCCCTGGACGTCAGGTTTGCCCTCAAACGGGACTGATCGAGCAATCAGCGTTTTTTGCAAACTGTTAGCACAAAAGTGGCGGTTTTTTGCAAAAAAACGAAAGGTGGTGGTTTTTTGATTTCGCGTCCCCAAATGTGGTGGTTTTTTGCAATTTACTCGCCGGCGCAGGGAGGCCCAGCCGACACAGTCAATAGTGGGAGGAGATGGAACCTTATCCACCCTTTTCTTAATAAAAAATAAACTTTATCCTCTTATGCCCTTTCAGAGGTCCTTTTGCAAAATAAAATTGTAGCGGGATGTAATTGACGTTTTTTGGCACGTCACCCCTTCTGGCAGGACCCACCTGTCATAATCGTGCTTAAACCGGTGACTAGTGTTTTTTgcaaaaaattatgaaaaaaattAGTGCTTTTTGACACAATTCCATAAATGTGTGGTTCCTGCAAACCTTGCCTAAAGTGTTGATGTTTTTTGCAATTCACTCAGAGTTTGAGGTATAACGACTTGACAGAAAACTTGCCAGAGTGGGTATGAGGCTAAGAAATCTGATCTGGGTTCTCCGAGAGACGGAAGAAGGGCAGTGAGGGCCTGCCAATCAGCAAGCTCTTCAGGAGACAACGTCTGGCGCAGTCCAAGGTCCCAATTAGCGGGTGCAAGCTCTGAAATGGAGATTGATTGGTTGGCACAGTAAGAAAGCAAGACAGGGAAGGAATGGCAGAGGGGGGCCCTCTCCCGACCACCAGTCCAGCCAGGAACACACAGAGGAGCCATAACCATCAGAAATTTGACAGGACCAGACTATAATTGCACACTATGTGTTTCTTTTTTTAGATATAAAGGCATCTTGCCcgactttataaataaagccaTCATGTCACCATTATCCAACAAACGATAGTAAAGTTTAGAAGGTCCAGGACACGCATGCCACAAATAAGCAAACGGTAGCAGGGCACATAGCAAGGAGACAATAACTAGGAAGTTAGTCAGAGGTAGGAGGGGCCGCCAAGGAGATCGCCGTATCATGAATAATCTTGGAGATCATCAGGGCGACGGGGTCAGCATCTGAGGCTTTACTATATTTTGCATGATGGAACAACTAGGATAAACTCGCTGAACATCAGAAATATTTGGTCTAGCTACCTTATACAGCACATCCATTGCAATCAAGGAAGGAAAGTTACCATCTTTTATAATGTCACATGAATTTGAAGTTTGTTTGGGTGTTGCAGGTTTAAAGGAGGAAATGTGGTATCAAGTATTTTCTAAACATGTTTATGTGGTCATATGTTTTCTCAATAGACGAAAAACGGTTTCCCCTGCTTTAGATTATAAAGCAACCGCACCAACAACATCCGACAACAACACCGAGTTCAAGGTTCAGGCAAAAACAAAAGCAAAGCAAAGCCGAAGAGTGCAAATAGGTTCAGCTGGGGGCACAACACAACAAAACCCTAAAAAGAAAGAAGAAGCAGCCAACTAGCTAATCAGGCTCAGGCGATATGTTTTCTCAATAATTGTAAGAGTATTTCTATTTTTCGTCAAAATGGACGGGTGCAACAACGCACACCATCATAGTCGAGTGATTTTAGCTACCGTCACCACATTGAACTAATGTGTAAGAAGTTTTTATAAGATCCGCATGTAGAATAGCATTGTTCCATGATCAAGCTGTGCGCCTGTGCTCTGCTTAAACTTTTTCAAAAAACATTCGAACCATCTTTCTACCGTTATTTATTAGACACTTGGTGTTGTCAATAATTAATGTCACCTAACCATGGTAACTAGTCAATCAGAGAGGCTCGACCCATCATCCCATCAACTTCTTGCTTGTATTAGAAAATTGACACTCGAGACTGGATCAACTGCTTGCCGGCTGTGTTAATGGACTTTCTAGTCCTTGATGTGACACTGGGTATAAACTGGAGGCTGTTCAGAAGTTGCTGAGCAATTGCTCGACCCAATCAAATCATTTTTCTTGTTTCGACAGCAACTTGTTGGATCCTTCGGAAATATATCCGGGATCTTTCGGACAGAAAATGCCAAGAATGAAACCGACGGGCCCAAGCAAATGACTATCTGAGTTCCCCGCAAAAGAAGAAACGAAAAGGAAAGAATCACTATATATATAAGCTCAACAAAGCTTCTAGCCTGCAAACCAGCCATTGTTTGCATCGCCTAAACATGTCGATCATGATAGCCATGGAGTTTTTGGTGTTTGCCTCCCGTGTTTGGTGTCCACTGCTGACACTGCCACAACAAGCACCACTGACCACCAAGCGCTCATGTCACTGAGGGCTCTGATCAATGGAGACCCATTCCAAGCACTGAATGCATGGGGAAACCAGTCGATCCTTATGTGCCAATGGCGCGGAGTGGCATGTGGCATGcggggccgcggcggcggccgTGTCGTAGCACTGGATCTTGGTGGGCTCAACCTTGTTGGCTCCATTGCCTCTTCCATAGGTAACCTAACTTACCTCAGGCATTTTGGCCTCCAAGAGAACCGCTTCTCCGGTACCATACCTTCAGAGGTTGGACATCTCGTAGAACTCGAGTATATGAACCTCAGCAGGAACTCCATCGGCGGGGAGATCCCACCGAcactggccgcttgtgtccagcTTCGAGTTATTGATCTGAGTCACAACATGCATAAAGGCTCGGTGCCGCGGGAGTTGTCATCCCTGCATAATCTAGAGGTGCTGGCTCTTGGGTACAACAACCTTACAGGAAACATTCCCGCGGAGATTGGAAACCTGAAAGGTCTGATCGTTCTTCATCTGGTATCAAACATGCTAGTAGGAGAAATTCCTACAGAGATTGCAAATCTTAGAAACTTGACCAGTTTATACCTTAACATTAATGGTCTGTCAGGTTCTGTTCCTGCCTCTCTTGGTGGCCTCCAAAAATTACAGATTTTGTATCTAGCCACGAACCGACTCTCAGGACCGATTCCAGCTTCCCTAGGAAATCTATCTAATTTACTAATTCTAGATTTCCAGTCAAATGGCCTAACCGGTAGCATCCCTGAATCATTAGGAAATCTGAATCTCCTTAACGTGCTTTCTCTCACATCTAATAATCTTACAGGCTCAATTCCTCACACTCTCGGGAAACTCAGTTCTGTCGTTGAGTTTTATCTCAACGGGAATCAACTCGAGGGTTCCATACCAGTTTCTGTATATAATCTTTCATCCCTCCAATTTTTCAATGTGCAATACAACAACCTGAGTGGATCCATTTCAGATGACTTGGGTAATAAGTTTACACAACTCCAGCAACTTTCCATGGACAATAACAGATTTCATGGGTCCATCCCGGAGTCTTTGTGTAATGCTTCAATGCTTGAACTAGTTCAATTGTCTGACAACTTTTTTTCCGGAGTAATACCAAAATGTCTTGGAGCTACCATGAAGAGCTTATCGAGActgcttctctcaaatacccaaCTAGAGGCAAGGAATGATGCCGATTGGGATTTCATTTCTAGCTTGACAAACTGTAGTATGCTATCATACCTAGCTCTTGACAATAACAAACTAGAAGGGGTGCTACCAAATTCAATAGCAAATCTTTCCACAAACTTAGAATATTTTAGCGTGACAGGCAACATGCTGCATGGAGATATACCTGAAGGAATTGGAAACCTTGTCAACTTGCAACTCTTGCAGATGGATGGCAATTTCCTACATGGAAAAATTCCTGAATCGATTGGTAACCTTGGGATCCTGGCTGAACTATACTTAAACAACAACAGTTTATCTGGACCAATTCCACCAATGCTTGGAAATCTAACAGCATTAAGTATACTTGCCCTCGCCCAAAATGTGCTTACTGGCCCCATACCATCCAGCCTTGGAAGCTGCCCTCTGATGGTGCTGAGCCTAGCATTCAATCGGCTTGTTGGTCCAATACCAAAAGAGATTTTCCTCATATCGACACTGTCTGTTTCTGTGGAGGTTCAGGGCAACAAGTTAACTGGGAAAATTCCTTTAGAAGTTGGTAATCTGGTGAATATTGGATCTCTGGATGTGTCTGACAACAGGATAACTGGATTAATTCCTGCTTCTCTAGCTCAGTGTGGAAGTATGCAGTATCTCAGTATGGAAGGAAACCTATTTCAGGGCACGATTCCAGCATCAATGTCACAGATGAAAGGCCTTCTAGTTCTTGATGTTTCAAGAAACAACTTGTCCGGTGAGATCCCATTCTTCCTTGGGGACATGCAGGGGCTCGCTACCCTCAATATATCATTCAACAATTTTGTGGGTGAAGTTCCGAAACATGGATTATTTCTGAATGCAAGTGCAGCTCTGATTGAAGGGAACTATGGCTTATGTGGAGGAATCTCCCAATTTAACTTGCATCCCTGCTCAAATCATACATCCAAGAAGTGGTCTCACAAGCTTGTCGTGTTGATCTCAGTAGGCAGTGCAGTTATTTGCATTATCTTAGTAGTACTATTTGCACTATTTGCACAACGGAAATTGAAAAGCAAGTTTACAGAGACAGGACAGGTTCCATCGCTCCATAGTGGACAACATATGAGGGTTACCTATGGTGAATTAGTGAGAGCAAGAAGTGGTTTTGCTTCTGAGAATCTCTTAGGCACAGGAAGCTTCGGCTCAGTGTACAAAGGAACAATGATGAATGAAGATCAGGAAGTGATTGTCGCTGTCAAGGTGCTCAACCTCCAGCAGCGAGGGGCATCTCAAAGCTTTGTTGCAGAATGTGAGACTTTAAGATGCATCAGACATCGAAACCTTGTGAAGATATTGACAGTCTGCTCAAGTATTGATTTCAAGGGTCTAGACTTCAAAGCTCTCGTATTTGAGTTCATGCCGAATGGAAATCTTGATCAATGGCTACACAGCCGTCTCGTGGAAGATGGGGGCAATGGGGTGCTCAGTCTTACCCAAAAGGTAGACATTGCCATTGATGTAGCTTCAGCACTAGAATATCTGCACCACAATAAGCCAGTGCCAATAGTTCACTGTGATCTTAAGCCAAGCAATATTCTCCTCGACGATGACATGGTTGCCCATGTGGGTGACTTTGGACTTGCAAGGTTCTTGCCTGAGGATGATACTAGCCTCCTAGAGATATCAAGTGGTTGGGCTACAAGAAGGGGAACAATTGGATATGCTGCCCCAGGTTTGCCATTAACCAATCACCACTGTTGCTCATCTTTTATGTACCAATTTCTCATTCCAAAC containing:
- the LOC125516467 gene encoding LOW QUALITY PROTEIN: receptor kinase-like protein Xa21 (The sequence of the model RefSeq protein was modified relative to this genomic sequence to represent the inferred CDS: deleted 1 base in 1 codon); translation: MADPVGFDQFVLRLLTALDGRRVHTGHEAPDSGPWTSGLKEEMCHGVFGVCLPCLVSTADTATTSTTDHQALMSLRALINGDPFQALNAWGNQSILMCQWRGVACGMRGRGGGRVVALDLGGLNLVGSIASSIGNLTYLRHFGLQENRFSGTIPSEVGHLVELEYMNLSRNSIGGEIPPTLAACVQLRVIDLSHNMHKGSVPRELSSLHNLEVLALGYNNLTGNIPAEIGNLKGLIVLHLVSNMLVGEIPTEIANLRNLTSLYLNINGLSGSVPASLGGLQKLQILYLATNRLSGPIPASLGNLSNLLILDFQSNGLTGSIPESLGNLNLLNVLSLTSNNLTGSIPHTLGKLSSVVEFYLNGNQLEGSIPVSVYNLSSLQFFNVQYNNLSGSISDDLGNKFTQLQQLSMDNNRFHGSIPESLCNASMLELVQLSDNFFSGVIPKCLGATMKSLSRLLLSNTQLEARNDADWDFISSLTNCSMLSYLALDNNKLEGVLPNSIANLSTNLEYFSVTGNMLHGDIPEGIGNLVNLQLLQMDGNFLHGKIPESIGNLGILAELYLNNNSLSGPIPPMLGNLTALSILALAQNVLTGPIPSSLGSCPLMVLSLAFNRLVGPIPKEIFLISTLSVSVEVQGNKLTGKIPLEVGNLVNIGSLDVSDNRITGLIPASLAQCGSMQYLSMEGNLFQGTIPASMSQMKGLLVLDVSRNNLSGEIPFFLGDMQGLATLNISFNNFVGEVPKHGLFLNASAALIEGNYGLCGGISQFNLHPCSNHTSKKWSHKLVVLISVGSAVICIILVVLFALFAQRKLKSKFTETGQVPSLHSGQHMRVTYGELVRARSGFASENLLGTGSFGSVYKGTMMNEDQEVIVAVKVLNLQQRGASQSFVAECETLRCIRHRNLVKILTVCSSIDFKGLDFKALVFEFMPNGNLDQWLHSRLVEDGGNGVLSLTQKVDIAIDVASALEYLHHNKPVPIVHCDLKPSNILLDDDMVAHVGDFGLARFLPEDDTSLLEISSGWATRRGTIGYAAPGLPLPITTVAHLLCTNFSFQTNFTCISFPEYGQGNEVSVYGDTYSYGIMLLELFTGKRPTDGGFLQDLNLHSYVEIALRDQATNLVDLCLFSSPGEGTEMRASCITSVLHIGILCSKELPTDRMQIGDAMRELLTIRDTYRTHLLSRGGSI